In the genome of Pempheris klunzingeri isolate RE-2024b chromosome 11, fPemKlu1.hap1, whole genome shotgun sequence, one region contains:
- the cox4i2 gene encoding cytochrome c oxidase subunit 4 isoform 2, mitochondrial isoform X1 has protein sequence MLHLTAGRVGGLVGRRAAVALTTGSARMASQGQEVSGVTDLSKPTYKDSVIMPLPDKPFRYPETDAEKSLKQKEKGPWGQLTKEEKLALYRLSFNKTIPQTRQISHHWKSVMGAFFFFLGLTGLLVWWQKVYVYPKPPRTFDEEWQAKQLKRMLDMRMNPVEGISAQWDYEKGQWK, from the exons ATGCTCCACCTGACCGCAGGGCGCGTAGGAGGCCTGGTCGGCAGGCGCGCGGCCGTGGCCCTGACCACCGGCAGCGCGAGGATGGCGAGCCAAGGTCAGG AGGTGTCAGGTGTGACGGACCTGTCCAAGCCAACATACAAGGACAGCGTGATCATGCCTCTGCCGGACAAACCGTTCAGGTACCCAGAGACTGATGCCGAGAAGAGCCTGAAACAGAAGGAGAAGGGGCCCTGGGGCCAGCTGACCAAAGAGGAGAAGCTCGCCT tgtACCGGCTGAGTTTCAATAAGACCATCCCACAGACGAGGCAAATATCACATCACTGGAAGTCAGTAATGGgggctttcttcttcttcttgggcCTCACCGGCCTGCTGGTCTGGTGGCAGAAAGTCTACG TCTACCCGAAGCCCCCCAGGACCTTCGACGAGGAGTGGCAGGCCAAGCAGCTAAAGCGGATGTTGGATATGAGGATGAACCCCGTCGAGGGCATATCAGCCCAGTGGGACTACGAGAAGGGTCAGTGGAAGTAA
- the cox4i2 gene encoding cytochrome c oxidase subunit 4 isoform 2, mitochondrial isoform X2 — MLHLTAGRVGGLVGRRAAVALTTGSARMASQEVSGVTDLSKPTYKDSVIMPLPDKPFRYPETDAEKSLKQKEKGPWGQLTKEEKLALYRLSFNKTIPQTRQISHHWKSVMGAFFFFLGLTGLLVWWQKVYVYPKPPRTFDEEWQAKQLKRMLDMRMNPVEGISAQWDYEKGQWK, encoded by the exons ATGCTCCACCTGACCGCAGGGCGCGTAGGAGGCCTGGTCGGCAGGCGCGCGGCCGTGGCCCTGACCACCGGCAGCGCGAGGATGGCGAGCCAAG AGGTGTCAGGTGTGACGGACCTGTCCAAGCCAACATACAAGGACAGCGTGATCATGCCTCTGCCGGACAAACCGTTCAGGTACCCAGAGACTGATGCCGAGAAGAGCCTGAAACAGAAGGAGAAGGGGCCCTGGGGCCAGCTGACCAAAGAGGAGAAGCTCGCCT tgtACCGGCTGAGTTTCAATAAGACCATCCCACAGACGAGGCAAATATCACATCACTGGAAGTCAGTAATGGgggctttcttcttcttcttgggcCTCACCGGCCTGCTGGTCTGGTGGCAGAAAGTCTACG TCTACCCGAAGCCCCCCAGGACCTTCGACGAGGAGTGGCAGGCCAAGCAGCTAAAGCGGATGTTGGATATGAGGATGAACCCCGTCGAGGGCATATCAGCCCAGTGGGACTACGAGAAGGGTCAGTGGAAGTAA